Genomic segment of Streptomyces longhuiensis:
GGGCGACTGAGTGAACAGAGCCTCGAGAACACTGGCACCGATACTGCCCGCACTCCCCCGCGTGAGCTGCGTCGGCAGCCGCCCGATCTCCCAGGCCACCGCGCCGTCCCTCAGTACCGGCCGCACCCACAACTCACCCGTTGCCGTGTGACCTTCCCGGCATCTCAGCCGTACCTCTTCCGCGCCATGATCGCCCCTGCCGACCGTGAAGAGACCTGTCGCCGGCAAGCCCAGCACCTGGGACGCCGGCAGGCCCAGCAAGGACTCGGCCTCGTGACTCCACTCCATGACGACACCGGAGCCATCGACGATCATGAGCGTATCGTCCGCCACAGCCAAGCCGCCTCCGCCGCCATCGGGGCCATCCCCCTCACAGCGGGCGAGTGAGGTACTGACCCAGGAGTACCCGGCGCCGGATCGCCGCCTGTCCTCAGTGTGCCGTTATGCCCCAACGATGCGATGCTGCGACACTGCGCCGCACAGGCAGTGACTTGGGAAGACGAGCGTGAATGCGATCACGTAAAGCTGCACGAGGGCACTGAGCGGCCGGCCAAGGCGGCGTCGACCGCCCGGCCGGCGCCCACCCCGCCTGAAGCCGGCAGAAAGTCCCACAGGATCCGGCTAAGGAACACAAAGGGCTCAACGATCCACTCCTTGTCAGCGCGCGTGGAAATCTCCGCACCCGCCCCAAGCAGTACCTGCGCTACGCCCTCAACATCAACCGCGCCCTTCCCACGTCACCGCCGCGCGCGTGCCACGACTCGATCCGACCGATACCGCTCAGCAACAACCACGACAGATGACACCCCGGCGGCGGCGCAGCAGCCTGCACATACGCGTCCCGGACCACACCCGGTAGCCGTGGACAGTGCTCAACGATGTGCGTGCGCCGGCGAGAGGGGCTCGGCGATCGCATCATCGCAATCGCCGAGCCCGCGACGCACGTCAGCGGCTCAGAGGCAGCCGCCGGAAACGGCTCGTCGGCTACGGCACCTCAACGATGGTCTCGCAGGAGCCGTCGGCCGTGATCGCATCCGCGCCCGGGAGCGTCGGACCGCTGCTGGTGTGTTGCCGTCCGCGGCCGCTTCGTCGTGTTGAGCAGCACCGACGCGTCCTTGACGAACGTCGCCGAGCTGTTGCTGTTGGCCGTGACGACATCGGGACGCCCGTCGCCGTCGAGGTCGGCTACCGCTGCGGCATACGGGTTGCTACCGCCGTTGAGCCCGAATGCGAGCGGGCTGCCGAACGCACCCGTGCCGTCGCCCTCCAACACCACGACCTCGTGCGAGCCGGAGCTGGAGACGACCAGGTCGGCGTGGCAATCGCCATTCAGGTCGGACACCGACGCGGAGGTGAGGTTCGACCCCGCCGACAGGACACTCGCGGTGCCGAACCCGCCCGCGCCGTCGCCGGGCAGGACAGCGACGCGCCCCGGCGTGCCGGGCGCCACGATGACGGCGTCAAGCTTGCCGTCCTCGTTGACGTCGGCGAGCTTGAGCTTGGACGGTAGTGGCACACCGGCCGAGACGTTCGAAGCTGTGCCGAAGCCCCCGTCTCCGTCGCCCAGCAGCACGGAGAGCGTGCCGGCCGATGAGTTCGACGTGACGAGATCCCGATGGCCATCGCCGTTGAGATCGGCGGCCGCGATGCCCTGCGGGCCGGTACTGCCGCCCAGTCCGAACCGCGTCGCCGCGCCGAATGTTCCGTCGCCGTTGCCGAGCACTACCGCGACGTTGTTCGTGTTCGTGTTGGACGTCGCGAGATCCGGCTTGCCGTCCTCGTCGAAGTCGCCGACGGCGACGTCGTTCGGCCAGCGCACGACACAGGGGTTGTCGCCCGTGGTGTCGCACCCGGGCCTCGGGTTGAGTTGCACGGCCGCTCCGGCACGGAGAGCGCCGGAGCCGTCGCCGAGCCAGACCAGAGCGACGTTGCCGCGCGCGTCCTGGCTGATGACGTCCTTGTGGCCGTCGCCGTTGACGTCGCGGATCACTGCCGAGTTGATAAAGAGGTTCGACCAAGAGGTGCGCGGCGCCGCGTACTTCGTTACGGCGCCGTAGCTGCCGCCGCCCGAGCCGAGGAACACGCCGAGGCCCTCGGTGCGGATCGCCGTCACAAGGTCCGGCTTCCCGTCGTTGTTGAGATCGCCGATCGCGACGGCGGAGCTGCCACGGCCGCTGTCGTCGAGGTTCACCGCAGTGCCGAACCTGGTCGTTTTGGCGACGGTCGCTGAGGCCGGGCTGCTGGCCAGCAAGGCGGTCGCTACCGCGAGGATGAGCGTCGGAACTCGGCGTGAGTGACCGCGTGTGGCCGCAACTGAGCGGCCGTCCGGCGTGAGGTGCCGACGTGGTGATCTATACATGGGCGAGGCCCCTCCTCAGGGCCTGGTGAACGAGAGTTGGTGACGCACTCCGGCAGTACGACCTTCGATTGGCGAAGTGCCGTGCTTGTCGTTACCGATCCGGCCCGTGCCGCCGGCGACGACTCGATCGAGTGATCGCCGGTGGTGAAGGTGGCGGTTCGGTCGTGCGGCGGCCCGCCGGGCAAGGGGCCGCTGGGCGCTGGACCGGGGCGACCAGGCGGCACCGTACTCGTCGGCTGCGCCCCCTCAAGATCGCAAAAGTGGCCGCCTCCGGGCTACGTACGATCGGATGAAGGAGAACCGTGATTT
This window contains:
- a CDS encoding FG-GAP repeat domain-containing protein, whose amino-acid sequence is MNLDDSGRGSSAVAIGDLNNDGKPDLVTAIRTEGLGVFLGSGGGSYGAVTKYAAPRTSWSNLFINSAVIRDVNGDGHKDVISQDARGNVALVWLGDGSGALRAGAAVQLNPRPGCDTTGDNPCVVRWPNDVAVGDFDEDGKPDLATSNTNTNNVAVVLGNGDGTFGAATRFGLGGSTGPQGIAAADLNGDGHRDLVTSNSSAGTLSVLLGDGDGGFGTASNVSAGVPLPSKLKLADVNEDGKLDAVIVAPGTPGRVAVLPGDGAGGFGTASVLSAGSNLTSASVSDLNGDCHADLVVSSSGSHEVVVLEGDGTGAFGSPLAFGLNGGSNPYAAAVADLDGDGRPDVVTANSNSSATFVKDASVLLNTTKRPRTATHQQRSDAPGRGCDHGRRLLRDHR